In the Gammaproteobacteria bacterium genome, TGTTTGATGACGCTAAGACAGCTTTAGATCATGCTGTTGACAATGGTTCTGAACCCTTACAGGGTGATTTGGATTTACCGGCTGTTAAAGGGATTGGCGGTGCAGTTTTGTATTTGGTTGATAAAGAAAACTATGGGCGTTTGCTCAAAAATGATTTTGTTGAGATTCCCGGAATGAACCAATACCCGAGTGGCTGGGGAATGACATTCATTGATCATTTAACTCACAACGTCCACTATGGAAACATGGAAAAGTGGGGACAGTATTATGTTAACCTGTTTAATTTCGAGCAAATTCGCTACTTCGATATTCGTGGACAACAAACAGGGCTGACCTCGAAGGCAATGAAGTCTCCAAATGGTTCAGTCAAAATTCCGTTGAATGAATCATCTGACGAGAAATCACAAATCAATGAGTATATCCATGAATACAATGGTGAAGGTATTCAACATATTGCTCTTTACACCGAAAATATCTACGAAACCATTGAGTCAATGAGAGCGACCGGAGTCGATTGTCTGGTGACTCCCGATACCTATTACTCAATCATTGATCGAAGAGTTCCTAAGCATTCGGAAGATATTGAACGTCTGAGAAAAAACAAAATTCTTATTGATGCTGATGAAGAAACCGGTGAAAAGATTCTGTTACAAATTTTCACCGAAAATTGCATAGGCCCTATCTTTTTTGAAATTATACAACGTAAAGGAAATGAGGGTTTTGGTGAAGGAAATTTCCAGGCTTTGTTTGATTCTATTGAACTTGAACAACAAAGACGAGGTTATCTATAATGAAGAACTGGATTCAGACTTTTAAAAAAGAAGGAACAGTAGCCAGACAAGCTCATTATGATTTGCCTGAAGGAACTTACGAGAGGGAAGTCGGGAAAGAGGGTTTCTTTGGTCCGGTCGCGCATTTTTATCATAAAAACCCGCCAACAAATTGGTCAGAGTTTGAAGGCGAATTACAACCTCGCGCTTTTGATACTAACAAGTTCACTCAGGTTGATGACTGTCCATTCAAAGCTTCGGTGATGTTGCACAATTCATCCATCAAGGTTCGGATGTTTAAAACAAACTCCAACATGGATCATCTAGTCAGCAATGCTGATGGCGATGACATGCTTTTCATCCACAAGGGAAACTTGGAGATTTTTTGTGATTATGGACATATTTCACTGGTTGAGGGCGATTACTTCACCTTGCCCCGCTGCACTCGCTGGCGTTTGGAAACAACAACTGATTGTGAAGTTTTAATGATTGAATGCACCAATGGTCATTATCAGCTTCCTGACAAAGGATTACTTGGACCAAATGCCATTGTCGATCCGGCGGTGTATGGAGTTCCTGCGATTGATGAACAATTTTTGGATCAGCAAAGTGATGATGAAGAATGGACTGTTTTGATTAAGCATCGAAACAAAATCAGTCGTCAGGTTTTTCCATTCAATCCCTTGGATGCTATAGGTTGGCGTGGAAATCTGATGCCGGTTCAACTGAACTGGAGAGATATATCTCCAGTTCTTAGTCACAAATACCATGTTCCTCCATCAGCTCATACGACATTTATGGGTAATCGTTTTATCATTTGCACTTTTGTACCAAGACTTTTTGAGACAGCGGAAAAAGCATTGAAAATTCCATTTTTTCATAATAATGATGATTATGATGAAGTCCTTTTTTATCACATGGGAAATTTTTTCTCGCGCGACAATATTCATCCGGGAATGTTAACATACCATCCTCAAGGATTTGCACATGGCCCTCACCCCGGAGCTTTGAAAAAAGCCTTCAGGCAAGAAAACGCAATGACTGATGAGGTCGCCGTAATGATTGATACTCGTGACCCGCTGGAGGTCAGTACTGAATTTGAACAGGTTGAGTGGACTGAATATGTTCATTCATGGAAACTGAAAGGAGAATAACAATGAAATTAGCAACTTTAAATAATGGCACTCGTGACGGACAGTTAATTGTTGTCAGCAGAGACAACAGCAAGGCGGTTGCAGTCAAAGATATCGCAGCTACAATGCAGAGCGCTTTGGATCATTGGGATGATATTTTTTTTGAATTACAAGAAGTCTATACAAAATTAAACAACAATCAAGCCACAGATGCATTTGATCTGAACACCAAAGATTTATTAGCCCCTTTACCAAGAGCTTACCAATTTCTTGATGGAAGTGCTTATCTGGCTCATGTTGAGCGTGTGAGACGAGCCAGAGGCGCTGAAATGCCTCCGAGCTTTTTGGAAGATCCGTTGATGTATCAGGCAACCAGCGACAGTTTTCTACCGGCGCATGCAGATATTGCAGTAACCAGCGAAGACTATGGAATTGACTTTGAGGCAGAGGTCGCGGTCATCGTTGATGATGTACCAATGGCTGTTTCTGTTGAAGACGCGGCAAAACATATCAAACTGATTTGTATTTTGAATGACGTTTCTTTGCGAAATCTGATTCCTGCAGAGCTGGCAAAAGGGTTTGGCTTTATGCAATCCAAACCGCCTACTTCATTGTCTCCTTTCTTTGTGACACCGGATGAACTTGGTGATGCCTGGCAAGATTCCAAAGTCCACTTACCACTTCATAGCACATTAAATAGTGAGTGGTTTGGACACCCTGAAGCAGGTGTTGATATGCAGTTTAACTTCGCCCAACTGGTCGCACATGCTGCTAAAACCAGACCTTTAGCCGCCGGAGCAATAATTGGTTCAGGAACGATTGCCAATGAAGATGAATCATTAGGTTCATCCTGTTTGGCTGAAAAGCGTGTTCTGGAAATCATCAATGACGGAAAGGCGACAACTCCTTTTATGAGTTTTGGCGATGACATTGAAATTAAGATGCTGGACAAAGATGGCAACAATATTTTTGGAACCATTCATAATACAATTGTAAAAGGATAAAACGAAACTTTTTGATTTAAGCCACGATTTAACTCTTATTCGTGGCTTTTTTTGTGTCTGATTTTAATATTATCCGAGTAATGTTCAATTTCAA is a window encoding:
- a CDS encoding fumarylacetoacetate hydrolase family protein — its product is MKLATLNNGTRDGQLIVVSRDNSKAVAVKDIAATMQSALDHWDDIFFELQEVYTKLNNNQATDAFDLNTKDLLAPLPRAYQFLDGSAYLAHVERVRRARGAEMPPSFLEDPLMYQATSDSFLPAHADIAVTSEDYGIDFEAEVAVIVDDVPMAVSVEDAAKHIKLICILNDVSLRNLIPAELAKGFGFMQSKPPTSLSPFFVTPDELGDAWQDSKVHLPLHSTLNSEWFGHPEAGVDMQFNFAQLVAHAAKTRPLAAGAIIGSGTIANEDESLGSSCLAEKRVLEIINDGKATTPFMSFGDDIEIKMLDKDGNNIFGTIHNTIVKG
- a CDS encoding homogentisate 1,2-dioxygenase, whose product is MKNWIQTFKKEGTVARQAHYDLPEGTYEREVGKEGFFGPVAHFYHKNPPTNWSEFEGELQPRAFDTNKFTQVDDCPFKASVMLHNSSIKVRMFKTNSNMDHLVSNADGDDMLFIHKGNLEIFCDYGHISLVEGDYFTLPRCTRWRLETTTDCEVLMIECTNGHYQLPDKGLLGPNAIVDPAVYGVPAIDEQFLDQQSDDEEWTVLIKHRNKISRQVFPFNPLDAIGWRGNLMPVQLNWRDISPVLSHKYHVPPSAHTTFMGNRFIICTFVPRLFETAEKALKIPFFHNNDDYDEVLFYHMGNFFSRDNIHPGMLTYHPQGFAHGPHPGALKKAFRQENAMTDEVAVMIDTRDPLEVSTEFEQVEWTEYVHSWKLKGE
- the hppD gene encoding 4-hydroxyphenylpyruvate dioxygenase — protein: MSENTINGFGFVEFASPDAHALDTLFRRLGFNAIKKHKTKDITLYRQGGIDFMLNNEKASFAESFKNQHGPSANGFSIVFDDAKTALDHAVDNGSEPLQGDLDLPAVKGIGGAVLYLVDKENYGRLLKNDFVEIPGMNQYPSGWGMTFIDHLTHNVHYGNMEKWGQYYVNLFNFEQIRYFDIRGQQTGLTSKAMKSPNGSVKIPLNESSDEKSQINEYIHEYNGEGIQHIALYTENIYETIESMRATGVDCLVTPDTYYSIIDRRVPKHSEDIERLRKNKILIDADEETGEKILLQIFTENCIGPIFFEIIQRKGNEGFGEGNFQALFDSIELEQQRRGYL